A genome region from Populus alba chromosome 5, ASM523922v2, whole genome shotgun sequence includes the following:
- the LOC118030009 gene encoding peroxidase 72 encodes MAQLISVVLVLGLAFLAFSPICFCGKTTGGYLYPQFYDRSCPKAREIVNSIVAKAVAKEARMAASLLRLHFHDCFVKGCDASILLDSTGSIISEKGSNPNRNSARGFEVIDKIKSALEKECPKTVSCADIMALSARDSTVLTGGPSWEVPLGRRDSRSASLSGSNNNIPAPNNTFQTILTKFKLQGLNVVDLVALSGSHTIGNARCTSFRQRLYNQSGNGKPDYSLQPSFAAQLRNRCPRSGGDQNLFFLDFVSPKKFDNSYFKNILASKGLLNSDQVLLTKSEASMELVKKYAESNELFFEQFSKSMVKMGNISPLTGSRGEIRKSCRKINS; translated from the exons ATGGCTCAGCTCATTAGCGTTGTCTTGGTTCTTGGTCTTGCTTTCCTTGCCTTTTCTCCGATTTGTTTTTGTGGCAAGACAACTGGTGGCTACCTCTATCCACAGTTTTACGATAGGTCATGCCCAAAAGCTCGAGAAATAGTCAACTCCATTGTAGCCAAGGCAGTTGCTAAAGAAGCTCGTATGGCAGCCTCGTTACTTAGGCTCCATTTTCATGACTGCTTTGTCAAG GGCTGCGACGCATCAATATTGCTAGACAGCACCGGAAGCATAATAAGTGAGAAGGGGTCAAATCCGAATAGAAACTCTGCTCGAGGATTTGAAGTTATTGACAAGATTAAATCTGCACTAGAGAAGGAGTGTCCTAAAACAGTTTCCTGTGCTGATATCATGGCTTTGTCTGCAAGAGATTCTACCGTTCTT ACTGGCGGTCCTAGCTGGGAGGTTCCATTGGGAAGAAGGGACTCTAGAAGTGCAAGCTTGAGTGGTTCGAATAACAATATTCCTGCTCCAAACAACACATTTCAAACAATTCTTACCAAGTTCAAGTTACAAGGCCTTAATGTTGTTGATCTTGTCGCGCTATCTG GGAGCCACACAATTGGAAATGCTCGGTGCACCAGCTTCAGGCAGAGGCTGTACAACCAGTCAGGAAATGGGAAGCCTGACTACTCTCTTCAACCATCGTTTGCTGCCCAATTGCGCAACCGGTGTCCCAGATCAGGAGGTGACCAGAACCTGTTTTTCTTGGACTTCGTAAGTCCAAAAAAGTTCGACAACAGTTACTTCAAGAACATATTGGCTTCAAAAGGACTGTTGAACTCTGACCAAGTTCTCCTGACAAAGAGTGAAGCATCAATGGAATTGGTCAAGAAATATGCTGAGAGCAATGAGCTTTTCTTTGAGCAATTTTCCAAGTCCATGGTTAAGATGGGAAACATCTCTCCATTGACAGGTTCCAGGGGAGAGattagaaagagttgcaggaaGATTAATTCTTGA
- the LOC118030007 gene encoding uncharacterized protein yields MAKLQQQHSNAAGWAPPSVQKRWLLTLLIMLSVSTLIAFFIKSAFDSCDPPHPHNFDVAASNKPAKVFSNSIKTAPSPLSFMKSKLVLLVSHELSLSGGPLLLMELAFLLRSVGTEVFWITIQKPSETDEVVYSLEQKMLVRGVQVLSAKGQEAIDTAFKADLVVLNTAVAGKWLDAVLKENVPHVLPKVLWWIHEMRGHYFKLDYVKHLPLVGGAMIDSHVTAEYWKNRTQERLRIKMPETYVVHLGNSKELMEVAEDSVAKRVLREHIRESLGVRDEDILFAIINSVSRGKGQDLFLRSFYESLQIIQLKKLKVPSMHAVIVGSDMSAQTKFETELRNYVMQKKIQDRVHFINKTLTVAPYLAAIDVLVQNSQARGECFGRITIEAMAFQLPVLGTAAGGTTEIVVNGTTGLLHSVGKEGVTPLAKNIVKLATHVERRLTMGKRGYERVREMFLEHHMANGIASVLKEVLRKSKSHPHS; encoded by the exons ATGGCTAAACTACAGCAGCAGCACAGTAATGCAGCTGGGTGGGCTCCTCCTTCAGTGCAAAAACGATGGCTCTTAACACTCTTAATCATGCTTTCCGTCTCAACTCTTATTGCTTTCTTCATAAAATCCGCTTTCGATTCCTGCGATCCCCCCCACCCCCACAACTTCGATGTTGCTGCCTCAAACAAACCGGCCAAAGTTTTTTCGAATTCGATTAAAACGGCGCCGAGTCCGCTTAGTTTCATGAAGTCTAAGCTCGTTCTCTTGGTCTCTCACGAGCTCTCTCTTTCTG GTGGACCATTGTTACTGATGGAACTAGCATTTCTATTAAGAAGTGTTGGCACTGAAGTTTTTTGGATTACTATCCAGAAACCATCAGAAACTGATGAGGTTGTATACAGTTTGGAGCAAAAGATGTTGGTCCGAGGAGTGCAG GTGCTCTCTGCAAAGGGTCAAGAAGCTATAGATACAGCTTTTAAGGCTGATCTGGTTGTCTTGAACACTGCAGTTGCTGGTAAATGGCTGGATGCTGTTCTCAAGGAGAATGTTCCTCATGTTCTCCCAAAGGTGTTGTGGTGGATCCATGAAATGAGGGGGCATTATTTCAAATTGGATTATGTCAAGCACCTTCCCTTGGTTGGTGGTGCTATGATTGATTCACATGTAACAGCAGAATACTGGAAGAATAGAACTCAAGAGCGTTTGAG GATTAAAATGCCTGAGACCTATGTGGTTCACCTTGGAAATAGTAAGGAACTCATGGAGGTTGCCGAAGATAGTGTGGCAAAAAGGGTTTTGCGTGAGCATATTCGGGAGTCTCTTGGAGTGCGGGATGAAGATATACTCTTTGCCATTATTAACA GTGTTTCGCGTGGAAAGGGCCAGGATCTATTTCTACGTTCCTTTTATGAGAGCTTACAAATAATCCAATTGAAGAAACTAAAGGTGCCATCAATGCATGCAGTAATTGTGGGTAGTGACATGAGTGCTCAGACTAAGTTTGAGACAGAATTACGAAACTATGTGATgcagaaaaaaattcaagatcgTGTTcactttataaataaaactttgacCGTAGCTCCTTATCTAGCTGCAATTGATGTTCTTGTTCAAAATTCACAG GCACGGGGTGAATGCTTTGGGAGGATAACTATTGAAGCAATGGCATTTCAGCTGCCTGTACTG GGAACGGCAGCAGGAGGCACCACAGAGATTGTCGTGAATGGAACTACTGGATTATTGCATTCAGTTGGAAAAGAAGGGGTCACTCCCCTTGCCAAGAATATCGTAAAACTTGCCACTCATGTCGAGAGGAGGCTTACAATGGGAAAGAGAGGATATGAAAGGGTCAGGGAGATGTTTTTAGAACATCACATGGCGAACGGAATTGCTTCGGTGCTGAAAGAAGTCTTACGGAAGTCGAAGAGCCACCCTCATTCTTAA